The sequence below is a genomic window from Anopheles cruzii chromosome 3, idAnoCruzAS_RS32_06, whole genome shotgun sequence.
TGTTGAAGTGGTTCGTTCGAGTAATTACTTCAAACACTACGAGCtgtttatttaatatttacccattaaacacacaacaatCTGTTTGAATTAACATCATGATAGTCCTTATTGCTGACACTTGTATGATTGGATTTGAGATTGGAAAAGTTAAAGTACTGGAAATACTAATCACTTCCAGCAGCTTCGGCTGGGGGCCACTCCTTAGCTTCAAATACTTTCAAATTTGCATTGGTCCCATTCCAATGACCGTTTAAATTACAATCAACCCGGAAGCAGCCCGAGGTATGCAACCTGCTGTCGACCTACGATAACTTTACAAGAACCTCTCTCGCCAGGAGCGCCAGCGTGACAAATAGGTGAACAGAAATTACCACCTCCGGAGGGCCGTTCCCACTTTCATTTCCATAAATCAACATTCCACCTCGTGGCTGCTCGTCCAGGGCCCTACAATTAATccgctcggtggccagcagcgtAGTAGTTGTTGTTAACCTTCCATCGTGCGGGGAACCTTCGCGTATAGAGTAGAACACACTCCTTGGCACCAGTGCAACACGCCTTTCACacacctttctctctctctctctctgtcttggGCAGGTTCCGCCTTGATGAACATCGTCGGCGTGTACAAAGAGATCCAGGACCAGCACATGAACATCGTAGGTTGATTGCGCCGTCGGCGGACAGCATTCAGTTTTCGGTCTGTTCGATTTCTTTAACCGATCTCGCTCCATTGCAGCTGAAAGCCTTCTACGTGGATCTGCTGGTGCCGCTCGAGACGAACCTGGAAAAGGACACCAAGGTGGTGCAGTTCGAGCAGAAGAAGTTTCTCCAGCAGCACAAGATGCGCTCGGACAGCTACAGCAAGGCGGCCGGCACGATGAAGAAGTACCGGAAGAAGAACTCGAAGAACACGCCCAAGGAGGCGGAGAAGGAGATCAAGAGCATCCAGGCGTTCGAGGAGGAGAAACACAAGCTGGACCAGTTCTGCGAGCACAGCCTCAAGAACGCGATGACGCAGGAGCGGCGCCGATACGGGTTCGTGCTCGAGCGCCAGTGCTCGCTGGCCAAGCACTGGATGGCGTACCACCACTCCGGGCACGTGATCATCGAGAAGTCGCTGGAACACTGGAACGATGTGGCCGCAACGCGTGAATTTTTGCCCCCGAACGTCGAGAACATGTTCAGCGCCAAGCAGGCACTGCGGGAcgtcgaggacgaggacgacgacgaggaccgGGAGTCGATCGCTTCGCAGCTCCGCAAAACACGCTCGATCGACGCGTCCTGCCTCGATATGCGCTCGCTGGCGGACGTGGCCAACAGTACCCTGCAGATGCCGCGCGCCAAGTCGGAGTTTAATCTGAACAACAACCACGGCCCGATGGCCGGGAATGGCATGATGAtggcggggggtggtggcgcAGGCCACCATCACAACCACACtgcgatgatgttgatggccaGTGGGGGCAGCGGCAAACCGGACATTTCACACTGGGAGCGACCGACGGTGAAGGCCCTGTACGCGTACCTGTCGTCGGGCGAGAATCAGCTCAGCTTCCTGGAGGGCGACCGTATCGCGCTGGTCGGTGACCGGGCCAAGGGCTGGCAGTTTGGTGAGAACCTGAGGACACAGAAGTTTGGCTGGTTCCCGATTGCATACGCCGAAACCGAGCGGGACGACAAGGAAAGGTGAGTCGCTGAGTCGGTGCTCGAGTGGtggtgtgaaatatttcaaattctGTGTCATTTTAGCATCAGCGAATGGGTAAAGGCTCCGCCGAGCGATGCCGATATCGAGATCACACCGGACACTTCGCTCGAGAGCACGCTGGTCGATGACAGCCTGTCGAAGATGAGCACCTCGTaccacggtggcggcggcggcggagaggACGGATCACCGACGCGCATGTTCGGGGACACGATCCAGTACCGGCAGTCGAAGCAATTCCGGCGACTGTCACGCGGCGAgaagccaccgaaaccggggccgccgccccagTTGCCGGCTCCCGTGCCGACGCCCGTGGTACCGAACAGCTACAATGGAACCAAGCAGCGCCACGATGGACCAGCGGGACCCAGTGGTGTGTCGGGAGGAGGGATTCCGCAGTCGAACAGCTTCTCTTCGGCCGGAGCACCACCGATGGCGGACAAGCGTAAATCCGGCTCGGCCACGATGAACTTCAGCAAACCAGTAAGATGATCCGCTCTTTAGCTTCAGACGTCGACTCCAAactgatccgatccgatcttcTTCCTCTCGTCAAGCAGCCGCAATCGAGCAGCAatcaaaaaccgaaagcatcCCGCAACGGAATGGCCAGTGCCTCGCTACACAGTAGCAACGACAGTGGGTTCTCGAACGAACCACAGCCGCAACCCGAAGCCGATCTGTACTCCGACGAGGAACCGGTCAACCGAGTGCCGATCAGGTATGTCTGCACCGCCTTACCGCTAGGATACTGGATGGGTGGTCAAGGAGCAAGTAATCTGCATTTCGTTCACGCTCACTAACTCGATGGAACTGGCTTTCGATGGGATGGTTGCACTAAAAGCGAATGGTTTGAACTAACGCGCTAATTTTAAAAACTAACGGCTAATACGGTCTGGGTGATAGTGGTGAATCCTTCCAATGTTAGTTTCCTCGAATGGTTATACTGTCAATTTTGTACTAATGAAAAGTGTGACTGGAAGTGATCACTCACACTGGAGTTGGTGTGCTAACTCCACACTTTCTGGTGTAGAGGATCTTGCTGAAAACACCCCTCGGGCTGCGGATGGTGGCAGTGCACTAAAATTGTATTAAAGCAAAATGGCTCACCGGACATTAGTTGGTATAGAACTTAGTTCCTGTTCGAAACCATTACATCACCCCTAAAATCAACTCATCGTAACAGATCGGCCCGCTCGGAGAAGAACCTGCTGAACGATCACCCGATGGGCCGCTCGAACGGTGGTCCGTCGTCCCGGTACGACGAGGACGACCTGTATGGCACGATCGTACCGCCTCGGCCCCGCCAGCACAGTCAGATGATGATGCGCCAGGCCAACAGCTACGGGAAcattgccgagccgagccagtCCGGAACGCTGGAGTACGGGTACCGTTCGCGGACCCGGCTCTCGGACGGCAGCAACGGTGCCCAGGCCAACCAGAGCGACTCGCAAAAGATCAAGCGCACCAAGTCGTTCTGGAAGTTCTCTAAATCCGAGGACCACATCCTCGAGGGGATGGCCATGTGGAAGCACAACGACATCATACCGACGGGGCGCGAGAAACGCGAGATGGAAAAGAAGGAGGCCACGCTGAAGCGCAACATGCGCAAAAAGGAACAGCTCGAAAAGCAGAAGCAAAAGGAAATGGTCGCCGCCAAAGTGGAGgaggaacagcagcaacagcaacagcagcaacagacgCAACGTCGTAAGGATCGTGGAAACCCGCCGAACCCGGGGTTGATGGAcggtggcagcaacagcaacacgctGGTACGCTCCGGCAACAACCGTGAGTCACGGGAGCGCGATCGGGAGCAGGGTGCGCCGATGATGCGCGAACGACCGCACAGCATTGCGATGATGCCGGAGCAGGAAAAGTTCCCGATCACCAAGTCCGACATCGACAAGCGCATCTCGAAGATCGATCAGGAGTTCCACCAGCAGAAAAAGTCGAGCCGGGCGGGTGAACCAGACTCGCGGAAGCCGTCGAAGGCGGGCGGAAAGGGTAACGAtacgaacaacaacagcaaccacaATCGTCACAGTTACGCCGGCGATCGGGATCACatgcaccatcagcaccaccaccagcagcagagccACCAGCGACAGGACGAGCAGGCGATCTACGGTGActcggcgatgatggcggtgaGTGGTAAGGGCACCAAGGACAAGTACCGCACGGCGGAGCGTGAGACGAGCGCGAAGAATCGCAACAACGATGCGCTGAACAAGTACTACCAGGACCAAACGTTCGACGACTTCTCGATCATCCCGAGCGACTCGATCATGATGCAGGATACGAGCttctacgacgacgacggcatgATGGACGATATGATGCTGATGAAGACGGTGCGCCGGAAGGAGATCCTGAAGCAGTACTACTCGAGCGGTACCGATACGGAGCGCAACTCGTCCAGCTCGGATCCGTACGATTGTATCGTCGTGGACGATCATCTGGTGGCGACCGGTggcgagatgatgatgatgcgtcgtggcggtggtggtggcgaaggtgGTAAGAGCCGTGGGGACCGGAAGCCGCATGGTGGTGCCACTGACGGTGGTATGATGCGTCGGGTGACGGGCGATAAAAAGGGAGCGACGGGTGCGGATGATAAGATGAGCTTTTCCACGTTCCGTGGGGCGGCGTCCGGAGGTAACGAGGGTGGACGAATGGGAAGgcacggtggtgatgatgatgacgatgacgacacgATGATGGCCACGATGACGCTGGATGATGAGCTGATGGAGGATGAACCGCGCCAACAGATGATGACTCGTGATCGGCGATCGAAGGCCTCGAAGCTGAACGGAGCCAACGGTGGACAGTCCGGGCTGGGGGAGTCAGAGCAGGAGTCGCGCATCAGTGCCAAGGTGCAGAACAACggacagcaacatcaccagcagcagcagcaacaccagcagcaccagcaccagcagcatcagcaccaacagcagcaccagcaaaagCGCAAGTCCACCAAATCGATCGCCTCGGACGGGAAGGCGTACGGGCCGTGGTACGACCTCTGGGGCACGGACAGCTCCGTGCACAATCAGAAGCTGTAGGGGACGCGGCCCCGCGAACGGGTTAATCAATCTTTATCGCCGGCGTAAAGATTGCTTTCAGCCGCACACGGGAACACTCCATAATCACAAAGTGCTAACACCTTCACCGGACATAACCTCACCCCTAGACGCAGTAGCGGCGCACTTTGCGCTCCTCACAACAACGCAGTGTTGTGGACCAAAACGTTCACCAAAACCCAAATGACCCCGTAGGATTAACGCACGCTCGTGTTCTCCCATCCCAACAGAGCATCAACCAACCCAaatgcacagttttggccgCAGCCTCACAGCGCGAGCGGCAACGGCTGATCGCAAAAGCCGCGGAAATGATTACCACGATTGAGCAACCGATTCCCAAAATACCGCAAATTGCTGTAGGATAGCTTCTAGCgtttatttaattgtttcgttttgaatGAATGATGTAGTTTTGTTCCGTGATCGGTCCGAATCGAAGAACATTCCGTACACATTCCCCGTTAGACGTTACGGATTACCCTGTTACTCGGTTATATAACCgctatttgtttcgttttcttattATCAAATTTTATTTCTGGTTACGGGATGCATTATGCAGTGTTATGCGCtattgtgtttttcgtttgtctACACGCTTTCTTCTAACTTCACCGTAACACTTCCGCGAGCCGAACGGTGGAGCCAAGTTTCCGGAgaaccaccgaaccggttccggtttcttgTAGTCAGTATTGGTTTGATGGAAGCAAGCAGCAAGGTGTACGTCGAGCGAGGAGACCGAGGTCCAATGAGACACAAATGAGTTACATTTCATTAAACAATAGCATTAGTTTATACTGCAAACAGAAGTTAATGTGCCAATAGTGTGCGAATTGTTCGCAGTCGCGATGCGTGGAGAGAGTGACGATGACGGGAGGATGAAGAGAGAATAGGCTTAAGAATACCTCATGTAATACAAGTTTCAAAATTTGTAAGACACCATCGAAACGACCATTTTATGTACAGCTGCAACGATGATTCATTTGCAAATCGCCGCACAAATGCGTTTGAGATGTGCAAAAATCTGTAAGGTTATCCGACGGCAGTCCGGCCAATCATTCCAGAAAAAATAATATCGATAATCTTTAGACTGTACGTTCGTAGTGGTAAAACCCATGTATTACACATAGTCATCATGTTGTAACAATTGTTCGTGTTAATTTAATACAGACAAAAGAAGGCACCGGCAGATGCGCATTGTGCGCGGCGTTGGTTTTTGAAGGagttgtgtgtttgtatgaTTGTACCATTTCTTAACGTCAATAAAGTTATGCTAGTGACAAGTGGTTTCGTGTTCTATGATAAGGTTGTATCCTTTTAggtggtttttttatgtttccctAATTTCTTCCcttaaaatgaaacaaactgCACTGATTATTTCGGGTCACTGATGTTGAATGTAATTTCGAAAGCCTAGTTTCGTAAAAGAACGAAAGACGTTAGCGGAAAACCCGCCGATTGTCTCCATCCGATCGGAAAAGCTTAACTGCCAATTTGCGTTTCAAACCACTGCACTGCtgttgcatacttttaggcgcgCATCGGTCGTGCGATGTTATTCGATGTCGATGCTGCAGCCATTTAAAACCCGGCCAAACGGGAAAACGGTGCCCTGTTCTGCGCCATTATTacgcttgctgctgccgccgtatCCTTTCGGAAGCCCGTGAACCTGACTGGCAGTTGGTCGCGACAGTGTGTCGTgccgttggtttttttttagttggtttgttgcctttttaatgGCCGCACGGTGGTAGCGCAAACACAGACAGGCCATCCTGACAGACGGAGCCTTTCCGGCGCTTATCGCATTCCGTCGCTCTGTATCTACGCCCGAAGCGAAGCACATCCTTCAAAGGGCACGGTGACACACGAaaacaacacacgaaactgtgcaaaaagcaaacaacgcaCAGCGTGTTTGTGCCCCCGTGGGCCAGCGGCCATTTCCGGGAGCTGCACGAGCTTAGATAAAAGTGTGCCAATATTGACTCTCGGTTCCCTGCCGTCGTTAGCTCGGGGCGGTCCAATCCGAGCTGATCCTTTTCCGCAAAATGTATGTGACCGTAATTGCTACAGTTTTCAGCGATAAAACACTTTCCTCCGGAATTCTGTTTGTGTTACAATCAAACGGGGAACAAACAGTGAACAGCGTTTGTTTGCACAGGCTCAAATTGAACTGATTTGTAAAGTGGGACGTTGGTTGAGTTTTCTGATTTGACGTTAAttgattgcttcattttgtgaataatttattccccTGGCGAGCTGTCAATTATCGGTCAGCAGATTGAACGAAATGCAGATGAACTGTGGGCAGTGATTTAATGACAAACCAGCATTTTACAATCCATTTCCGGCCAACTGTCGCCTTTGTACTCACTTTAAACCCATTAACTTTTACCAATGCTGCCCCGGATGCTGCTTCGGATGTCCTTTTGATTCCGGCGTCACCCAGGGCGTCCCAGTTTGCGACGGTGAAACTGCGCACGACCAAGACCAACGACCGGTCGGCGCCGATCATAAGATAATTAAAGGCCATCGGAGAGCTGCCCTCTCCAGAGCccatcgccatcatccgcCCCTCCAGCCGTGGGCCCagcaccggccccggtcctGCAACACCTTCGTCAACACCCGCCCGAACCCAGCTGCTAGCCGGGCCAGAGTGCTGTGGCTCCGTCCTGCCCTCGGCCGCATCAGCCGCCATTCCGGGTGTCCTGGCAGGCATGCCGGAACCATTCCGTCCCAGctccaccgacaccgacgagcCGCTGCCGCCCGAGATGGTGCAACAACATTAAGTGCATCGTTGCGCAACCGACCGGAAGTCTTCGGTCCCGGTCCGTCACGAATCAGTGAGCCCGACCACTCCCGTCCCATCCTTCGACCAGTCCGTCCGATGTCCTTTTTGTTGCCAGCCAAAGGCCCAGCGAAAGGTTGTGTCTGTTTCGTTCGGAATCACCAGAGCCGAAGCCAAGCGTAATGGACGGAGATCGAGATCTGTGTCCCATAAGCAGGGCTTCTGTGGAGGAATGTCCACACTTTCAGTTGCAGTCAACGAAGACCAGGAGGTCAGGAGCTGGGTGATGAAGAATTTAATTGGAATGCTGTACCGTTTTAAGTAGTCCTGCCGGAGTCCGACCCTGACGATGATTGACTTTCGGAGCAATTAAAGTCCGCCCGGAGGCACAGTAATTAAATCGAACTGCCAtcggttcgtccttttttctgttcggtCCATTTGAACTGCCCTCCGTTCCAAAGGAAGTCCTTTGGAAGTCCGTATCCGCACCGGCGACGTTGCCTGCGTTGGCAGGAGTGGTGCGATAGAAAATCAACAATCAAATAGATCGCAAAGTTACGGCCTAAGCCATTCGGAGCGATACACACATCAGTCATTAGTAATGGAATCAAACGGCCGGTGGTGAAGTTGACCGAAAGCGATTAATTCGACAAGACAAGCGTCAAGGGGGCGATTAGGCGGCGGCTATGAATCAAACGTTAAAATAAGGAGAAAAAACGACGGCCATAAAACGAGCAGCAGTCCTGAACGAACAACGCAAAACCATTGCCAAGAACTTCAGACTCAGAATTGGATAGAAATAGAATATTTTTATCAGTTTTATACTACTTTATACGGCGGCACTGGATGTTTCTGGTGTGTCgagccaccgtcaccgcgtTATCGCCACTCGAAAGTGGGCTGTTCGACGGTGTTCCATAATCCAAGTGCAATCGGAAGTGTATGTTTTGCAAGATAAGACATCTTTGCGAATGTGAAGCCTTCGCATTCATTCGGAAGTTCGCACGGTTTGTAGTTACTGCAACTGCTGATGTTGACCAACGCGAACCACACGCACCACGGAGGTTGGTCATGTAATCAAACAGAGGAAAAGTATGTTAACAAAATAAACTAACTCGTAAGAGACGTTGAGGGTTGTAGATGTATCAATCCGAAAACAACGATAGCATTGTGTGGTAAGGTTCAAATATTCaaagttgtttaaaattaCTTCCTCTTCATGAAACAGTAGTAAATGTTTTCTCAAGTTTCTTTCTAGTGCCATTTTCCGTACCTTCGTTAGCTGCTTTGGCATTAATCTCTCTAAGTGTGGATTAAATCGATCATTCACTTTGGCCGCTCAGTTCATTGACCTATTTGTACTGGTCTTTATGCTCCGTTTACACTTTGGGCtacaataaaatttattttattcccaTATATCCATTGATCGTAGCTGCGGTTGAAGTGGTCCTTGAACGCCTCACACGCATATTGCTCCCTTTTGTCAAAACTCCATAAAAAGAAAGATTCACATC
It includes:
- the LOC128269757 gene encoding uncharacterized protein DDB_G0283357; the protein is MYRSLLAGLEAGPDRSELIGEFYYSGARMGHYRARPRNDGGRHESGLSGCEKLNILDKFNPGARQLIGAGKAYLKALHGASAASNLFNEALAKIAVNAQQGGTIDIGSALMNIVGVYKEIQDQHMNILKAFYVDLLVPLETNLEKDTKVVQFEQKKFLQQHKMRSDSYSKAAGTMKKYRKKNSKNTPKEAEKEIKSIQAFEEEKHKLDQFCEHSLKNAMTQERRRYGFVLERQCSLAKHWMAYHHSGHVIIEKSLEHWNDVAATREFLPPNVENMFSAKQALRDVEDEDDDEDRESIASQLRKTRSIDASCLDMRSLADVANSTLQMPRAKSEFNLNNNHGPMAGNGMMMAGGGGAGHHHNHTAMMLMASGGSGKPDISHWERPTVKALYAYLSSGENQLSFLEGDRIALVGDRAKGWQFGENLRTQKFGWFPIAYAETERDDKESISEWVKAPPSDADIEITPDTSLESTLVDDSLSKMSTSYHGGGGGGEDGSPTRMFGDTIQYRQSKQFRRLSRGEKPPKPGPPPQLPAPVPTPVVPNSYNGTKQRHDGPAGPSGVSGGGIPQSNSFSSAGAPPMADKRKSGSATMNFSKPPQSSSNQKPKASRNGMASASLHSSNDSGFSNEPQPQPEADLYSDEEPVNRVPIRSARSEKNLLNDHPMGRSNGGPSSRYDEDDLYGTIVPPRPRQHSQMMMRQANSYGNIAEPSQSGTLEYGYRSRTRLSDGSNGAQANQSDSQKIKRTKSFWKFSKSEDHILEGMAMWKHNDIIPTGREKREMEKKEATLKRNMRKKEQLEKQKQKEMVAAKVEEEQQQQQQQQQTQRRKDRGNPPNPGLMDGGSNSNTLVRSGNNRESRERDREQGAPMMRERPHSIAMMPEQEKFPITKSDIDKRISKIDQEFHQQKKSSRAGEPDSRKPSKAGGKGNDTNNNSNHNRHSYAGDRDHMHHQHHHQQQSHQRQDEQAIYGDSAMMAVSGKGTKDKYRTAERETSAKNRNNDALNKYYQDQTFDDFSIIPSDSIMMQDTSFYDDDGMMDDMMLMKTVRRKEILKQYYSSGTDTERNSSSSDPYDCIVVDDHLVATGGEMMMMRRGGGGGEGGKSRGDRKPHGGATDGGMMRRVTGDKKGATGADDKMSFSTFRGAASGGNEGGRMGRHGGDDDDDDDTMMATMTLDDELMEDEPRQQMMTRDRRSKASKLNGANGGQSGLGESEQESRISAKVQNNGQQHHQQQQQHQQHQHQQHQHQQQHQQKRKSTKSIASDGKAYGPWYDLWGTDSSVHNQKL